In Thermoplasmata archaeon, the genomic window CATGCGACGTTGAATGAAAGGGCCTTCGACGCGCCCCTGAGCCGAGGACGCGACCGAGGGCGGGTCCGCGATGGACCCTTCTTCGGCATGAAGTCCGGACGGATGGATCGCCCCGCGTGGGCGCGCGCCGCAATCCTCGTCCTGTTCTTTGCCGCCGCGGCGGCCCTGGACCTCGTGCTCGCCTCCGTCCTGGCGCCGGTTCTGCCCGGTGCCCTCGTCCTCGCAATCCTCCTCGTCATCCTTTTGGGCACGTTGGGCCTTGCGCATCGGTGGGGGCGGTGAACACGAAACCAACCAGCTTCGAGTCCGAGCTGAATGCCCGTCTCCGGCGGGCCCGGCGCCTCGTCTTGAAGATCTCCGCCACGGAGGCGGGGCTCCTGAGGCCCGAGGAGAAGACCCGCCTGGAGGAAATGGTGCGCACGGACTTGAAGGGGCTCGTCTACCCCGTGACCCCGGGGGAGGCCGAAGCTCTCCAGTCCCTTCGGTCCACGACATTCGACAAGGGCATCGTGTGGTGGATCGGGAGGCTGGAGGACATCGCCCGGGGTCTCCCGCGGCGCCTCAAGCCTCGCGTCAGGCTTCTCCGGGACTTCATGGACTCGGCCTTCTCCCTGGAGGACGACTTGAGGGATTTCCGGAAGTCGCTCTCCCCGGAGCTCGCGGGGCCCTTTGAGGAGGTGTCGCGGGCTCTCACGGTCCTCTGCATCGAGTCGGAGATCCTCCTCAGCGTGAGCGGGGTCCTCCGGAGGCACCGAGGGGAGATGTGCGACGGCTGCGACGAGCCCGAGGACGACATCGGCCCGGACAAGCTGCCCGCAATCCTTCTCCGCGCGGACGAGGCGTTGAGGCTGAACCGGTCCAGCCTGTTCCTCGGTGCCCGAGGACAACCGCCGCCCGGGGGCGTCGTAGAGCGCTTCCTCCGCGAGGTCCCGCAGGAGGATGCCGATCACCTGCTGGAGGGAGTCTGATGGCTGAGGCGCACGACCGCAAGACGCGACTGAACATCGGTGTGCCCCGGTCGCTGCTCCCCTGGTTCGAGACGACCAGGCGGGAGCATCCGGGAATCTGGAAGTCGAACGGGGAGCTCGTCCTGGACGTGCTCCGGCTCGGCATGCGGGCGTACCACGGGGGAGCCCGCCCGCCCCCGACACGGGCGCGGCGGGAGGCCGGCGCGGGCTACCTGACGGTGAGCGTGCCCGTCGATCTCGCATCCTGGTTCGACGCCGCCCTGGCCGCGCAGGCCGAAGCGGCGAAGTCCCGGCGGGACCTGATCCTCGATGTGCTGCGGCTCGGGATGCAGGTGTTCGAGGCAGCGGGATCGCGGGGCACCGCCTCTGCCGCCGGGCCGCCCCCCGACGAGGAATTGCCGGTGCCACCTGGCCTCATCCGGCAGATCCAGAAACTCCTCGCGGACCACCCGTTGCTCCTGGCGGAGTGCGGCTATGGTGGGCCCGCGGACTTCGTGGACCGCGCGATCCGGGGAGACGTGCAGGCGACGGGCGACCGGTCCGTGAATCCCTCCTGGGCCACGGCGGCCCTGGCGGGCCTCCCGAGGAGCCCCCTCGCCCACAGCGGGCCTAAGGGGACGGTCGTCGTGACCCGGGAAGCCGTCCGGGCGCTCCGGGCGTTCATCGAGGGCGATCCCGCCCTCGCCCGGGAGATGGAGTACGCGGCCCCCGCCGACCTCGTGGAGCAGGCGATCCAGCAGACCATCGGAGCGGACCTCGACGTGGCGGCCGAGATCGAGTGGGACGCCGCTCACCCTGAGGAGGCCCAGGCCCGGGATGCCTGGTGGCGCACCGAGGACGAGGCCCGCGCCCGGGGCGACACCGCCCGGCTCGCGGAGCTGGCGCAGGAGCAGGCCCGCGCACGCGCCGAGGGCCGTCCGCCCTGGCAGAAGGTCTCCCCGCAGGTTCGCGCCGCAAAGGCTCCTGGCGCGAAATACGCCCCGGGCACGTAGAATGCCCACCGGCCGCGATGGTGCCCCGGGCACGTAACGTGCCCCGGGCACGCAAGTTTCTAATTGATTAAACAAAAGGCTCGCGCGAAAGGCGGCCGCGACCTGGTGCACGGGGCACCACCACCCCCTCGTCCTGCGTGCACGGGGCACGCAACTCATGGTGCCCGGGGCACGCAGAATCGGGCGCGTTCGAGGCCTCGAATCGGGCCTTGGCGGAACCTCCTGCAAACTCGCAGCCTCCCTATGGAGAGAACGGGCGATAATCCGGGACACTTGAATCCTCGGAGGAGGAAGTTGTAGCGCCGCGCGCGGTGCTCCCACATCGGCGACGCCGAGCGGTCATTGTGGCGGAGGAGTACGATAGTATCCAGGAAGTCAAACCGCGATGCGAGCACGGTCTGGAGGCGGAACCCGACGGGCGTGTACCGTCCTCCCTTGTACTCGTCGCTGATGATCCACGCTAGGATGCCGCCGGGTCGGAGGACGCGGCGTGCCTCGTCGGCCACCCGGGCCATCTCCCGGTAGAACCGTCCGTCGCGGCACGAGATGCGTCCGAGGCACCGCGGATCCTCGCTGTAGAGGATGTTGTCCGAGTACGGGGAATCGATGACGGCGAGCGTGCCAACGGCATCCGGGAGGGGCCAGCATCGCGCGTCCGCCCGGAGGATGTCCTTCCGCCGCGGCGCGATGTCCAGGGAGACCACCCGACGGCCCAGGGAGCGCGCCACGTCCGCGATCGTGCCGGACCCCGCCATGGCGTCGACGACCAGATCGCCCGGTCGCGTGTAGCGGCGAACCAGGTTGAGGGCGCACAACGCCGGCGTGACGCCGTTGAAACAGGCGTCGCCGAAGCGGGTCGCGCCCGCCCGCTGGTCGGGGAAGTCCCAGACCGTGTACGGCTCCAGGTCGGCGCGTCCGAGCATGGCCCACGCCTCCTGGGAAACCAAGGCTTCCTGTTGGACCGTTTCAGAAGCGAGGGCCACGACCACGGCCCAGGGGTTCCCTCCCTATGAACCGGCCCGGGAGGGGGAGTAGGGTGAAAGTGGCAATCTGCCTGGACGACCCCGAATCACGCCCGGGCGACCCGGACGAAAGCGCGCAGCTCGCGCAGGTCGGGATACGGTTCGCGCCGATCGCGGAGGTGGAGGGCGGCGAGGGCGTTCCCCATCCCGAGCGCCTCCTCGGTGGTCCCTCCGGAAAGCTTCGTGAAGAGATACCCCGCGTTGAACACGTCGCCGCAGCCCGTGGGGTTGTCCATGGGGACGCGGAACGCGGGCAGCGAGGCGCGCTGGCCCTCCCGGAACCATGTGGCGCCCGCTTCCGCGCGGTGCAGGACGACCTCGGAGACCCCGTGCTCCAAGAGGCGCTCCGCGGCACGCACCGGGTCGCGCGTCCCCGCGACCGCGCACACCTCGACCCCGTTCCCGAAGAACGTGTCCACATGGGGAAGGCAAACCCGAACCGCGTCGACGCGTGCGCGGGACCAGCCCTGGGGGTCCGTCGAGATATCCATCGAGGTACTCGCTCCCGCGCGCTGCGCCCGCCGCAGGAGGCGTTCCGTCGGGGCGCCGAGGAGGCCCGTGGCCCACCAGAACCCGGCCCGGTGGACGTGGCTCGCGGAGGCGAGCAGCGTCTCGGGAACGTCCGCCTCCCGTAGGGCGGCGTTGGCTCCCGTCGCGGTGATCAGCGCCCGCCGTCCGTCGGCCCACGTTAGGGCCACGGTGGTTCCTGTCGGCCGCTTCGCGTCCACCCTGAGGCGAGCGGTCACGCCGCGCGCGCGGTACGCGGCACGCAGACGGTTGGCGAAGGCGTCGCGGCCCACCGCGGCCACGAGGGTCGTCCGCATCCCGAGGGACGCCATCTGGAGCGCGAAGTTCGTGGCGTTCCCTCCGGGCAAGAACGCGAAGCCGGATACCTCGCCCTGGACGTCGCCGGGCGGGAGGCCTTGGAGCGGCGGCGACACGATGTCGACGATCGCGTCCCCGATCGCCAGGACGCGCGGGGCCTTCCTCGCCATCCTAGGCCTTCCAGAGCCCCTGCCGCTTGAGCTCCTCAACGACGATCTTGTACTCCGCGGGCTTGCCGCAGGCCGGGCAAAAGAGGGAACCGTGGGCGTCGCGCGTGACGTCCGTCCCTTCCCAGCCGCAGAAGCGGCAGACGGCCTCCTCCCAGGACGTCAGAAGAAGTCCTCCAGGGTGAGCTTCTTGTCCGTCTTCACGGCCGCCGCGGGCTTCGGCTTGTCGGCGAAGCCGTCATCCATCAGCGTGACCTGCTTGGGCTTCTGGGACCCCTGGTACAGTTCCTTCTCGTCCCATCCGTAGATCTCCGTCACGTAGGACAGGGTCTGGGCAACCCGCTTCGCGTAGTACTCCCAGTCCGGTCGCGCGGCGAACGGACGGCCGGAGACGTAGGGCTCCACCTGCATGGGGGCCTTCTTCGCGTCCACGACGATCCAGGAGACCTTCATCCCCGGGATGATGTCCTCGCCGACGGCTTTGAGCTTGTTCATCGCCTGGACGTTCGCCATGGACTCCGGGTTGGCATAGCGGCTCTCCTCACGCACGGTGCGGGAGATGACGAGGGGCTCCAGCGGATCGCCCTCCTCGGGCAGGAAGTCCTCGGGAATCGTCCCTTGGCGCACCGTCTGGACCAGCTCCTTGGCGAACCGGATGGCGCCCTCGATGTCCTTGTCCAGGATGAGGGCGAACAGTCGCTTCTGGGCCTCGCCTTGGAGGTTGAATGCGTCCGTGCGCCGGATTTCGTAGCCGCGGACGATGAGCTCGCCCGCCACGGGCCACGCGACCTTCGCGGCGTACCGCTTCTTCTTCCCATGACTAAAGAACGTCTCGAGGACGCGCTCGAAGTCCATGTTCACGCTCCCGTGGCTGAAGCGCTCGGAGATCTGACGCCCGATCTTCTTCGTCTCCTCGAGTTCCTTCGTCGGCGATTCGAAGAAGATGCTATCCGTGTCCGCGTAGAGGACCCGGATGCCCTCGGCCTCGAGCTGCGTGATGATCGACTTGATGTTCTCCCGCGCGAAGGCCGTGATGCTCGCGCCGATTTGAGGGTTCGTGAAGCGATAGAAGGAGGACGCGAGGACGCCGTAGAAGGCGTTCATCAGGATCTTGATCGCGAACTGAAGGCGGTCGTAGTAGGCGCGTTTGTCCTCGTCCGTCTCCGTCCTCAGCTTCGCTTTGACCTCCTTCCGCTCTCGCATCAGGTTGCCCAGAATCGTGGGCAGGAGGCCCACGCGCAGGGACCGATCGAGGAACCGCACGCCCGTCGGGCTGACCACGGTGCCCTTCTCGTTGAGGGTCGTGAAGCAGATGTTGTTCTCGATGATGATCGACGGATACATGGACGTGAAGTCCAGCACGCCCACCCACTCATAGAGCCCGGGGTCCAAGCTGTGGACGTAACCCCCCTCGATGGGCGCCTCGCCCGACCCCGTGCGGGTCATCGGCACACCGAAGTGACCGCGGTCCGCCGCGCGGATGAGGATGGAGTCGATCAGCTGGGACGTTCGCCCGTTGAAGACGTCGTCCACGGGCAGCTTGGACACGACCGCGATGTCCATGGACTTGTCCAGCTTCGCGACCTTCTCCAGAATCCGCAGGGCGAGCTCCGCGTCCTTCTTGCAGTACTCCATGACCCGGACCTTGTCCTTTTCCCACTCCTGGTCCATGTTCCTTCGGTCGACGTCGTGCTTGCCCTCGCCCAACAGCCAC contains:
- a CDS encoding DNA methyltransferase, which translates into the protein MALASETVQQEALVSQEAWAMLGRADLEPYTVWDFPDQRAGATRFGDACFNGVTPALCALNLVRRYTRPGDLVVDAMAGSGTIADVARSLGRRVVSLDIAPRRKDILRADARCWPLPDAVGTLAVIDSPYSDNILYSEDPRCLGRISCRDGRFYREMARVADEARRVLRPGGILAWIISDEYKGGRYTPVGFRLQTVLASRFDFLDTIVLLRHNDRSASPMWEHRARRYNFLLRGFKCPGLSPVLSIGRLRVCRRFRQGPIRGLERARFCVPRAP
- a CDS encoding carbohydrate kinase family protein: MARKAPRVLAIGDAIVDIVSPPLQGLPPGDVQGEVSGFAFLPGGNATNFALQMASLGMRTTLVAAVGRDAFANRLRAAYRARGVTARLRVDAKRPTGTTVALTWADGRRALITATGANAALREADVPETLLASASHVHRAGFWWATGLLGAPTERLLRRAQRAGASTSMDISTDPQGWSRARVDAVRVCLPHVDTFFGNGVEVCAVAGTRDPVRAAERLLEHGVSEVVLHRAEAGATWFREGQRASLPAFRVPMDNPTGCGDVFNAGYLFTKLSGGTTEEALGMGNALAALHLRDRREPYPDLRELRAFVRVARA
- a CDS encoding DNA polymerase domain-containing protein, which codes for MSESWDVRMLTASYRREGPQEEPVIEIFGRTRDDRSIAIEYRGFLPYFYTVEPTQALLSALQRDPEVVRIENAELEVAGVKRPCAKVLMHHPWKTPEYRERCRKYGSDVLAADIPFAHRFIFDLDLPSCFRVFGEPTSGKYTTELIVKAERFEPTEPFSPRLRILSFDIENTIQNPKLLCLGLAWRDKGELKTECLAGSEREIIKGFLDFVERYDPDVITGYNIDGYDLPVLESRARMNGLGGLPLSRDGMQISNVGERFWRTHGRIIADAWWSTKVELHPKQETLDAVAKWLLGEGKHDVDRRNMDQEWEKDKVRVMEYCKKDAELALRILEKVAKLDKSMDIAVVSKLPVDDVFNGRTSQLIDSILIRAADRGHFGVPMTRTGSGEAPIEGGYVHSLDPGLYEWVGVLDFTSMYPSIIIENNICFTTLNEKGTVVSPTGVRFLDRSLRVGLLPTILGNLMRERKEVKAKLRTETDEDKRAYYDRLQFAIKILMNAFYGVLASSFYRFTNPQIGASITAFARENIKSIITQLEAEGIRVLYADTDSIFFESPTKELEETKKIGRQISERFSHGSVNMDFERVLETFFSHGKKKRYAAKVAWPVAGELIVRGYEIRRTDAFNLQGEAQKRLFALILDKDIEGAIRFAKELVQTVRQGTIPEDFLPEEGDPLEPLVISRTVREESRYANPESMANVQAMNKLKAVGEDIIPGMKVSWIVVDAKKAPMQVEPYVSGRPFAARPDWEYYAKRVAQTLSYVTEIYGWDEKELYQGSQKPKQVTLMDDGFADKPKPAAAVKTDKKLTLEDFF